The Vicia villosa cultivar HV-30 ecotype Madison, WI linkage group LG1, Vvil1.0, whole genome shotgun sequence genome includes a region encoding these proteins:
- the LOC131646882 gene encoding uncharacterized protein LOC131646882 — protein MDDAPAGYSSASRSRLSRAPSSREEEIREDGEEVGLEEEEEIPDVHPEHDEDDAEEEGYPGGPADTSELIYYHDHIARRVWEGEERATIKSMNHARKIFDLFKPQAQWFNDVVAGSGLGGFCMTGYTR, from the exons ATGGATGACGCGCCTGCAGGATATTCATCTGCATCGAGGAGTCGGCTGTCTCGGGCGCCTTCCTCTCGTGAGGAGGAGATACGTGAGGATGGGGAGGAGGTGGGacttgaggaggaggaggagataCCCGATGTTCACCCTGAGCACGACGAGGATGATgcggaggaggagggctacccgggagggcctgcAGACACATCTGAGTTGATTTACTATCATGACCATATCGCTCGACGAGTTTGGGAGGGCGAG GAACGGGCGACCATAAAATCCATGAACCATGCGCGAAAAATATTTGATCTGTTTAAACCACAGGCTCAATGGTTTAATGACGTTGTAGCTGGGAGCGGGCTTGGTGGGTTTTGCATGACTGGGTACACTCGATAG